The Prochlorococcus marinus XMU1412 genome includes the window GAACTGTGGTTTGGAAGAAAATTATTAATGCTAATGAACCTTTAATAGTAATAGGAACAAGGTCCGCAGTTTTTCTTCCAATGAAAAATCTAGGATTAATAATCATGGATGAAGAACATGATGTTTCTTATAAACAAGATAGTCCTATGCCTTGTTATGACGCAAGAGAGATTGCTATTGAAATAGTAAAAAGGAATTCTGCAAAGTTAATTTTTGGGAGTGCAACCCCATCAATGAAGACTTGGAAAAAGTGTATTTTTGAAAAGAATTTTAAATTGGTAAGAATGACTCAAAGGATATCTAGTAATGAGATTCCTGAAATAAGAATTATTGATATGCGGGATGAGTTCAAGAAAGGAAATATGAAAATTTTTTCCAATGAATTATTACAATTGCTTCCTCAACTACACTTAAAAAAAGAGCAGGCAATAATTTTGATCCCTAGGAGGGGGCATAGTGGGTTTTTAAGTTGTAGAAATTGCGGATATCTAATAAATTGCCCTAACTGTGACGTTCCTTTATCAGTGCATCTCGGCTTACAAGGAAAAAAATGGTTAAGCTGTCATTGGTGTGATCATAAATCTAGATTGATCAATCGTTGCCCAGATTGTCATTCAACTGCCTTTAAACCTTTTGGAATAGGTACACAACGGGTAATAGAGTTTTTAAATGAAGAATTTCCTGACTTAAGAGTACTTCGCTTTGATAGAGATACAACCTCAGGGAAAGATGGTCATAGAGATATTCTTTCAAAGTTCTCTAAAGGTGATGCTGATATTCTTGTAGGAACTCAAATGTTGGCAAAAGGGATTGACATCCCCAATATTACTCTTTCAGTAGTTATTGCAGCAGATGGGTTGCTTCATCGCCCAGATATTTCGGCAGAAGAAAAATCATTACAATTGTTTTTGCAATTAGCTGGCAGGGCAGGTAGGGCTGAAAAAAAAGGAAAAGTAATTTTTCAAACATATAAACCTAACCACCCGGTAATTTCGTATCTTCAGAAAAGAGATTATGAAAGATTCTTAAGTGAAAACTCGAAATTGAGAAAAGATGCTAATTTATTTCCATTTTGTAAGATTTGCCTTCTTAAATTATCAGGTGAAAACTATGAATTAACTGAGTCAATTGCAATAAAATTAGCGAAATATCTACTCAATTTTTGTGATAAAAAGAACTGGAAATTAATTGGTCCTGCTCCTAGTTTAATTGCTAAAGTTGGTAAAAAATTTAGATGGCAGATATTAATACATGGTCCTGAAGGAACAAAGATACCTTTACCTGATAGATCAATATTATGGAAACTTATTCCAAAAAATGTTTTTTTAACA containing:
- the priA gene encoding replication restart helicase PriA, which gives rise to MKPASNQLLNISYKLEILLDIGSSNESFYYLDGNNLEAEVGDIVCVRLRGRLLNGLVISKKNFSPINTDEANITGGKSIRYLFVESILQKKVIDDSWREWIESLASFYMVSNLKMFKTAFPPGWIGKYKNFSKGLKDQIWIETKKEFDIKKNGLTKKEFFLMNTLPEKGNWLSELIKSGFNYTLINSMVSKNYLVKSKRKKDINTKLNSFLNDHIVTKKPNLTNEQKIALQEFQTLKPGDVLLLWGETGSGKTEVYMRIAEDQFLKKKSCLILAPEIGLIPQLIDRFSRRFNNVVYEYHSNCSPNHRTVVWKKIINANEPLIVIGTRSAVFLPMKNLGLIIMDEEHDVSYKQDSPMPCYDAREIAIEIVKRNSAKLIFGSATPSMKTWKKCIFEKNFKLVRMTQRISSNEIPEIRIIDMRDEFKKGNMKIFSNELLQLLPQLHLKKEQAIILIPRRGHSGFLSCRNCGYLINCPNCDVPLSVHLGLQGKKWLSCHWCDHKSRLINRCPDCHSTAFKPFGIGTQRVIEFLNEEFPDLRVLRFDRDTTSGKDGHRDILSKFSKGDADILVGTQMLAKGIDIPNITLSVVIAADGLLHRPDISAEEKSLQLFLQLAGRAGRAEKKGKVIFQTYKPNHPVISYLQKRDYERFLSENSKLRKDANLFPFCKICLLKLSGENYELTESIAIKLAKYLLNFCDKKNWKLIGPAPSLIAKVGKKFRWQILIHGPEGTKIPLPDRSILWKLIPKNVFLTIDVNPAEL